In a single window of the Ruminococcus albus 7 = DSM 20455 genome:
- a CDS encoding uracil-DNA glycosylase family protein, with product MLLVGQDWGNYNDPDSKSLMESIRLYNDDHNNLYDYLKGNDNPTDMNLCKLFENIGIKIDRPNTDEFFTNFVLCYRSGNNGISGGFKQIWAKNCSTYFVRLVRIIEPQVIICLGRAVFSNVLKAAGIKMPHMKYNDIIESKVYDAAFGDHACKVYPVAHCGVLGTNNRNRDKEFSHILDVQKQDWKKMMSELK from the coding sequence ATACTATTGGTCGGACAGGATTGGGGTAACTATAATGATCCTGATTCAAAATCGCTGATGGAGTCGATTCGTTTATATAATGATGATCATAATAATCTTTACGATTATTTGAAAGGTAATGATAATCCAACTGACATGAATCTATGCAAGTTGTTTGAAAATATTGGTATAAAAATCGATAGACCCAATACAGATGAATTTTTTACAAACTTTGTTTTATGTTACCGTTCAGGCAATAATGGCATAAGCGGAGGTTTCAAACAGATATGGGCAAAAAACTGCTCTACTTATTTTGTCAGACTTGTCCGGATAATTGAGCCTCAGGTCATAATATGTCTAGGACGAGCAGTTTTCAGTAATGTTTTAAAAGCCGCTGGTATCAAAATGCCGCATATGAAATACAATGATATAATTGAATCTAAAGTTTATGATGCTGCTTTCGGCGATCATGCATGTAAAGTGTATCCTGTTGCACACTGTGGTGTATTGGGGACAAATAACAGGAACAGGGATAAAGAGTTCAGCCACATACTAGATGTTCAAAAGCAGGATTGGAAAAAGATGATGTCAGAGCTAAAATGA
- a CDS encoding DUF3791 domain-containing protein: MNIISFITFCIEHYAKHTGKTGDVVYQLFKREKLIEMLENDYDDLHGMGTEYLMQFIDEYLDNEFCEQYDKNKSCDHSNIRSIIVPNIVNMISEKYHITEMEAMDKFYTSATGGSYADDETGLCGQSALFVFGLFCEEQEGI; this comes from the coding sequence ATGAACATAATATCATTTATAACGTTTTGCATAGAACACTATGCGAAACATACAGGCAAAACCGGTGATGTGGTATATCAGCTTTTCAAACGTGAAAAATTGATCGAGATGCTGGAAAATGACTATGATGATCTGCATGGTATGGGAACGGAGTATCTGATGCAGTTTATAGATGAGTATTTAGATAATGAATTTTGCGAACAATATGATAAGAATAAGAGCTGTGATCATTCAAATATAAGATCAATTATTGTTCCTAATATAGTAAATATGATATCGGAAAAATACCATATCACCGAAATGGAAGCGATGGATAAATTCTACACCTCTGCAACCGGTGGCAGTTATGCTGATGATGAAACAGGCCTTTGCGGACAATCCGCACTTTTTGTTTTCGGACTGTTCTGCGAGGAACAGGAAGGTATTTAA
- a CDS encoding HD domain-containing protein, producing the protein MERQYTQIDQVRALIDTIIKAIEDEETKRCAYVHLYGVGLMAAMIALKRGHSRRTAELAEIAGMLHDLLKYHDPTIADHAHEGAEFARRQVLDKLDCLTEEEKQLVYDGIYNHSDKHIKSTPFDEIIKDADVLQHSLRNPCEDYYYFDSRMQQLLDEIID; encoded by the coding sequence ATGGAACGTCAATACACGCAAATAGACCAAGTCCGTGCTCTGATCGACACTATCATCAAAGCGATAGAGGACGAAGAAACAAAGCGCTGTGCGTATGTGCATCTGTATGGTGTCGGGCTTATGGCAGCTATGATTGCCCTGAAAAGAGGTCATTCGCGAAGGACAGCCGAGCTTGCGGAGATCGCCGGTATGCTGCACGATTTGCTGAAATATCACGACCCCACGATCGCCGATCATGCACACGAGGGCGCGGAATTTGCACGAAGGCAGGTGCTTGACAAGTTGGACTGTCTTACCGAAGAGGAAAAGCAGCTTGTGTACGACGGGATATATAATCACAGCGACAAGCATATCAAGAGTACTCCATTTGATGAGATCATCAAGGACGCCGATGTGCTGCAACACTCCCTGCGCAATCCTTGCGAGGACTATTATTATTTTGACAGCAGGATGCAACAGCTGCTTGATGAAATAATAGATTGA
- a CDS encoding MBL fold metallo-hydrolase: MFSKPIIELKYSNTNTYLIKGKKGSLLFDTGWAGTFPQLCRALGENKLKFQNISYLLISHFHPDHMGIAQEIANSGVTIVAADVQAEFIHSSDHIFAKEKDSDFVPIDDSSIRLVKVSESRSFLAELGISGEIIHTPGHSDDSISLWLEKERALFVGDLNPLYELDMHKDTQIEDSWSGLLKLDPKTVYYGHAMTAKLTGKGVQPKQQSDNADTYALVKKIMKLIDKGCDDVTIQQKTGADKVFIQDVARMYLTHQNVSVQGILDRIEIKGK; the protein is encoded by the coding sequence ATGTTTTCAAAACCAATAATCGAATTAAAATATTCAAACACCAATACTTATCTGATCAAGGGCAAGAAGGGGAGTCTGCTGTTTGATACCGGCTGGGCGGGAACTTTTCCTCAGCTTTGTCGGGCGCTGGGTGAGAACAAACTGAAATTTCAAAATATAAGTTATCTGCTGATCTCGCACTTTCACCCCGACCATATGGGCATTGCGCAGGAAATTGCAAACAGCGGTGTTACAATAGTTGCAGCTGATGTTCAGGCAGAATTTATCCATAGCAGTGACCATATTTTTGCAAAGGAAAAGGATTCTGACTTTGTTCCGATAGACGACAGTTCGATCAGGTTGGTAAAGGTTTCGGAGAGCAGAAGTTTTCTGGCGGAACTGGGTATCAGCGGTGAAATAATACATACGCCCGGGCACAGTGATGACAGTATCTCACTTTGGCTTGAAAAGGAGAGAGCGCTGTTTGTAGGTGATCTTAATCCGCTTTACGAGCTTGATATGCACAAGGACACTCAGATAGAGGACAGCTGGAGCGGGCTTCTGAAACTTGATCCGAAGACCGTGTATTACGGTCATGCGATGACTGCAAAACTTACGGGAAAAGGTGTGCAGCCGAAGCAACAGTCTGATAATGCGGACACTTATGCATTGGTGAAAAAGATAATGAAACTCATCGACAAGGGCTGTGATGATGTAACGATACAGCAGAAAACAGGTGCTGACAAGGTCTTTATTCAGGATGTTGCAAGAATGTACCTGACACATCAGAATGTCAGTGTGCAGGGGATACTTGACAGGATCGAGATCAAGGGAAAGTGA
- a CDS encoding helix-turn-helix domain-containing protein → MICSIAALLHVSKQKLASIIKSGELKVIELGPRSRRIPKSSFEEYIKNKTTR, encoded by the coding sequence TTGATCTGTTCGATAGCTGCATTACTGCACGTCAGCAAGCAGAAACTAGCATCAATAATAAAATCGGGTGAGCTCAAAGTTATAGAGCTTGGTCCGAGATCAAGGAGAATACCGAAATCTAGTTTTGAAGAGTATATAAAGAATAAAACTACAAGATAG